The DNA region gCTGAGCTGGTGGCCGCTGTtcgttctttgcgttcgcgaagaaaccctcgcgttcgcataggttaGGCCAAGCGAACCTCCGCGTTCGCGTTGCTCCTGTCGCGTTCGTGATGGGTAAACTTTTGCGGGCCTGGGCcgtttgccttcgcgatcgcgaggcttcttccgcgatcgcaaagaaggtaGACCTGGGCAGAAACTTTTAAAAAACAGGACTTAGGCTATTTTAGCTCACttcttccattgttgggcgattcttggagctcttagagagggatTTCACttaacactttgaggtaagtaatttctacaaaatgtgagttaaatacatagtttatgggtagataaTAACATgcaaattagtgaaaatcatgggtttaggtgaaaacctaggttttagataaaaattttaaccacgaaattcgttatggaattagtaaaaatcatatattaatgttcctaaggttatgggtaataacttCCTTTAataattttcggaatccgggcacgtgagcctgagggtaaattttaggaatcttgccaTTTAGGTTGTgtaatcacttaaatggtggaattatgaacttttgagcatagattgattagttatgtaatatttgactagcttcgagtcgtttggcgtcaaatatggaggtttgagcgcgttcttgaattgggaagtaggctttgagacgaggtaagtctcctttctaaccttataagagggaattaaccccataggtaaattaaataaatgtttgtacctaattgtgggggctacgtacgtacgaggtgacgaaagtccgtacgtagctactattattctattgcccgggtagtctaggacccatatcatactatacttggaatgtttgtgcccttacttgctaatataatcacttagtcatgatagaaattgataaaagaattgtataaggttaaattcacttacttaaAGGTTGTTTGAGATGattgactgtaaatgagaaacgTGTGGTTTCTTGAATcaaattaaaatatgaattagagctttaaaactcaactgagttgactttagtcaacattttgagcaaacgaacttggatcagtattttgatagttccggtaggtccgtatcgtgatttgagacttgggcgtatgcccgtaatcaatttctgaggtccctagtccgagatatggaattttgatgaaaaattaaaagtttaagttcaaatagtgaccggatgtcgaattatgtacaAATGACcacgaaatagaattttgatgattccaacaatttcgtatgataattttggacttaggagcgtaatagaaatttttaattggaagtccgtagtaaaattaggcttgaaatggctaaaataggaatttaaagtttggaagtttgatcggggagttgactttttgatatcggtatcgaaatccagttctaaaattttttacagctccgttatgtcatttatgacttgtgtgcaaaatttgaggtcaatcggactcgatttgataggttccggaatcgaatgtagaagttgaaaattcttagttttattaagcttgaattggggtatgattcgtggttttagcgttgtttcatgtgatttagaggttcgactaagtacgtataatattttaggacttgttggtatatttggttgaggtcccgagggcctcgggtgaggttcggatggttaacggataaaaaaatagacttaaacagatgctgcaatttttctcttatgctggaaattctgggctgtgatcgagtccaaaatcgagctcccaagatcgaactccCTGattgagctcccaagatcgagctccctgatcgggctcccaagatcgagctcccatgtttggactccctgatcgagctccctgatcggactagacagatctgtaagttataaaaacagaggcattcgacctatttgccatttttgataaacttgagcttgagcagaggcgacttttgacagattttcaaggaaagacatttggggtaagtgattcaaCCTCGAATTTGGtttatatacacaaatatatcattgttttcaccatttaattagtgttttgagattgaaatttggaaaattttagaaaatctcatagaaacgaatttttgagatttcggtatcgattcagagtcggatttgagtgaaactagtatgattggactcgtaattgaatgagttgtcggatttcataactttcgtcggattccgtgATATGGGCCCCatagacgaatttttaattaatttcgaaatttgttttagtgaaaatatagtatttcttatagaattgattcctataaagtttagtgattgtatcgaataatttatggttagattcgagccaatcaaagttggataatcgagaaaagggctttctagtggattaaattggagcaaattgatgtaagtctcttgtctaatcttgtgagggaataatttaccccataggtgattaaattaaataattgttgctaattgcgggggctacgtatgcacgaggtgacgagagtccgtacgtagctactattaatgctaaagttcgggtagtttaggactcaaaacatgaattacttgtgtaaattgtattctttattaattaaaatatttgatgtatatattgtgaattgttatgaaaggtagaaaaaatatgaaattttcatatgcttaatgtttgtttagattaattaattattgaaataaattgttatcctctcgaataaattttataataaatactcttattccggaggtacataagaaaatgtcctcctttcttgtggatatTCTCGATCGGGCTGaatgacctcggcagaaatcatgcttaataataataattacacgatactttgatagtttattgtagcttgtgaagctaattgataaatttggaaatctttggaatttaagaATTTTTATCCCTATTagctaaggaattattgttattcctgtaaatgagattaattgataaactGGAAAtctattggaattgaaggaatttagttAATATactgagaattgttgcatttgaaggaatttaattatttctgctggttaaataaattattgttatattctgtgaatcatgttgaattatatattctagttttatttcaattattatttattgaCCCGTAGGGAgcgtcaaagtcggccatctcgtctctactacTTCGAGATTAAgtttgatacttattgggtacacattgtttacgtactcatactacacttgttgcacttttGTGCAGGAcatgaggcaagtactagtgggggacctattgtcttacacccacgttatccaggggtatagtggtgagctacctttctgagccgttctgcagctaccagtgtctttccttgtatatatttttttcattctgtctatttttatttcagagagtatttgaggttttgtataatctactagatggtcatacacttgtgacaccaggtcttggcacacacattggtagaatttggtattttattatttttttggattaaaagtttaatcaatataCGTTTAAATtatcagttggcttgcctagctgtagtgcttggcgccatcacgacccataggtgaaattgggtcgtgacactatggttcgcgtcgttcgaccctccgatagtgcacaatttaatattatgttggaccggatcgtacgacctcggcataattgcgcatgctaattatttgaaaattatcCATAATTTGTTCTGCCTAAATACCTTGAAATGTAAGTTGCCAAATGGCACTACTGAAATTTAAGTTATAATtatgaaagaaggacttatctttTCATGTTGTTGAATTGACAGCATcattcatgatatccatgcttagcataatacttttattacattattattgccctagtaagtgtcaagtcgacccctcgtcgcTACTTCTTCgagttaggcgggatacttactgggtacatattgtttatgtactcatactacgcttttgtacTTAATTATATAGGATCTGAGGCTGATGCATCTTGTTACCCGTCCGACGCGCATATTTGATCTTGgaccgagacttcacggtgagctgccccttctgagccgtttagcagcatgccggagtttttcttttgtttttatctgtctattctgtttcagacaGCAGGATAGTcaatttttgtatattctactagttgcccacacacttgtgacaccagatcttggcacgtattagtagactttgatttttgggttgtaattcaatagtTATAACTGCTTTTAGATGTTCTCGtttgtttgccttaaaaatcATTTATTTATTAAATGCTTTAAATGTAAGTAAAAGTAAATGTTGGAATTgcttaataaacaaaaaaaagaagggaaatcactaagttgttcatTGTTGGCTTGTCCAGCAACGGTGCTGAACGCCATCACGGTCTGacatggagttgggtcgtgacaatatatgtTGAAATAAATTATCTATACTTAATTAGTGAATTTTTAATATATGGAGTATATAAGTTCTGAGCTGCAGTTACTTTTTAAATGAACTTATATCTTACACATTGCATCCGCTTTGACTATACCGTATATATTAGTATAAATAAAGTTTTGAGCAGAATTAAAACCTACCCtgtgttttgttttaaaatgaacTCGTAGATATCTTACACATTGCATCCGCTTTTGACTATACCTTATTAGTATATAGTTTTGACCAGAATTAGAACTTACCctgtgtttttttttcctttgcatTATTTTTTATACAAGATAGAATCTAACTGAACAAACAGTAAGCGTAAAGTTAAATCAATTCAAACGCTTTGACTATTTGTGACACCATTGAAATATCAAATATCAATTGACTGATAGCCTATTTAACCAAACTTTTTtttgatcaattttttttttggggttaAGTGTTTCGTTTATAAAGTTGAGGTGTTTGACCAAATttttagaagaaaataaaaatacttttgagtagaagaaaaaatagtttttgagaaatataaaaaataaagtctccccaaaaaaatattttatttgaaacacttttgagaaaaatatacttaaagtaattttaaaaagtttgattGAACACTAATTACTACTcaaagtatttttttaatttaattagtcaaataaaacctgtttctcaccaaaaataatttgtttaaaaatactttttaaaataagttagattttataagtttgggaAAAAAAGGCTATGAGTAATGTGTTGGCAACAATTCAAGTAGTATAAGTTACAGTCTAAATTGGGAAGTTGTCAGAGCGACACGAACCTTTTGATAAAATGTTTTTATCAGTGTTTATGTTTTGGGAGTGTTCAGTTCACACGTAACAAGATTCAGGAACTGGGTTTAAGCCTGTGAGATCGATGGAGAATTGGAGATAGCAAAATTACCACGTGAATTGTGAGTCAAAATTATTCAACcgcttcttcttttttcccaaCCCTTTTTTTATAAACTTGGTCCGGATAAATTTGTGCacactttaattaaattttacaaaatatttactatttttcGTCAGCAAAGATATTATATATACTTGGACAGATAAAAAGGACTTTTACTATGTCAAGATTTGGTTGGATGTAAAATATTGTTTAGGTTGTTGTTTCCATGTCTATAGTGATAATGCCTAATGTGCCTAATGATTTGAAAACTTTTACTATGTCAAGAATCAAGAGATGTATCAAGGTTAATGGTAAATTAAAATTATTGAGGATATAGACACAAGGGTAGTTAAGTAGTTACAGCGTAGAGGGTAATTATATAATTTGTGGATTAGTTTGTTTAGAACAATGTTTTAATACGGTAGCTTCCTTCTTCAATACACAGATACAAGAGTTCTTATTTTCCTCagtctctcttctctcttctaaCTATGTCCAAGCTTTGGCTCAATCACTTTCATGGCAGTCTCcgatatggtatcagagctatcggAGAAGATCTAAACACGCCTCTTCATCACTCGATTGCAGAAGCTAGAGCTCAGTTAGAAGATAGACGATTTCTCAAAAAATTGACATTTTCTTCGATtcagaaatgggggaaaacaaAATTGACCAACGCATTCGCTGTTCGTGCATCCATTAGACACTCCGAGCTCAGTGATAATTCCGATTCAGCTCAAAGGATCCGAGAACTATGGCTTGTGGCGGAGATCGATGAATATTGCACTCCGGCAGCATTGCATGAGGATTGAGAAACTTGTAACGCTATAGTCCTTTCATGGATCATGAATACTGTATCGCCAGATCTGCTCAGTGGGATAGTGTATGCATCGAATGCCCGAGCTGTGTGGGAGGATCTTCGTGAAAGATTTGATAAGGTTAATCGAATGAGGATCTATCAGCTACATAGGGAAATTGCAACAATCTCTCAAGGTGCcgactctatttctacatattttACAAAATTGAAGGAATTGTGGGGCGAATTTGACGCAATTGTGCCGCCTCCTAGCTTTGTGAAGGACTATGTTGAGGTCTTGAATCAACAGAGGCTACTTCAATTTTTAGGAGGTCTAAATGACTCATATAGTCAGGCAAGACGTCAAATCCTTATGAAATCCACTGAACCTAGTCTAAATCAAGCATATGCCATGGTTATCGAGGATGAGACTCAGAAAGGATCATCAGGGCGTGACTCTACAGGTCTCAACTCACTAATGGAGGACAATGACATTACTTCACTTTGGAGTGCTAAAGGGCCTCAGATGCAGAAACCTAGAAAGAATTTCAATATACAGTGTGAATTCTGTAGAATAAAAGGACACATCAAAGAGAATTGCTATCAATTGATTGGATATCCAACTGATTTCAAGGGCAGAAGAAAGCCAGTGGCTAATTCACACATTTTGGTAACTATGCACAACTAGGGAATCATGGACAACATCAAGGAATGGAAAATAATTCAGGAAATGGACACACAGGTTATGGTGCTACACAACCATTAGGTCCAAATGTTGATTATACCAACATAGGTTATAGAGGATCAACAGGTAGTTTTGTAGGTGCAGAGAAAGATGAAGGATTGAGCATGCATATGCCAATGCCATTCACTCCAGAACAATATGACCAGATTCTGAAGATGCTACAAAAGGATAATACACCTGAGCCAACAGCTAATGCAGCAGGTATAACTGGCCCTCTAATGCTTGCAAATGCAGTTAGTGTAACTCATTCTACTGATAGTAAAGCAAATGATGATAAGTGGATAGTAGATACAGGGGAAACAGATCACATGGTGTCAAACAGTGAAATGATCTCTAAGCCTAAAGAGTAGTCTAAAAGTACAGGTGGAAAAGTTCATTTGCCAAATGGAGATAGCTTGGCCATTTCTTGTGTAGGAAATTCTGAATTTGATCAAGGGATTATATCCAATGTGCTTTGCATCTCAGGTTTTAAATACAATTTACTGTCAGTATCAAAACTGACTAGGGAACTAAACTGTtgtatgttgttctttcctgattttTGCCTAATACATGACCTTCACATTGGGAAGGTGAAGGGGACTGGTAGGCTGAAAGAAGATCTATACTATTGGCCTCACAGTGATAGAGATAGGGTTCAAGCCTCAGCAATACTGTGTGTGACCAATGAAGAAGAGctatggcacaaaagacttgggcACATTCCACATAAGGTTCTACATCAGATGCACATAATAAAACAGAGTAGGTTGCATAGTAATAATGTCTGTCCTATTTGTCCTTTGGCAAAACAGACAAGATTTCCTTTTCCACAAAGTACTAGTAGGGCTTCTAAAGCGTTTTATTTGATACATGGTGATGTATGGGGTCCCTATAAAATCCCTACCTATGATGAGAATAAATTTTTCCTCACTTTAGTAGATGACTATAGTAGATTGGTTTGGATATTTTTGCTCAAACTTAAAAGTGATGTACCTACTGTAATAAAAGATTTCATGACTCTTGTAAAGACTCAGTTTAACAGTGCAATAAAAGTGTTCAGGACAGACAATGGAACAGAGTTCTTTAACTCATATTGTACAGACATGTTTAAGAATGCAGGTGTAGTTCATCAAAGCTCTTGTGCCTACAAACCTCAGCAGAATGGAGTGGTAGAAAGGAAACACAGACATATTCTTGAAGTTGCTAGGGCCATCAAGTTTCAAGGAAGAATTCCACTGAGGTTCTGGGGATTTTGTGTGCAGAATGCAGTGTATCTGATCAATAGAATCCCATCCACAGCATTAGCAGGAAAGTCTCCTTTTGAAATGTTCTATGGTCGACCACCTAGATTGCAGCATCTCAGGGTTCTGGGAAGCCTATGCTATGTTATTGTCACTGATAGAAGTGACAAATTTGGAGCTAGAGCAGAACCAGCAGTGCATATGGGATATTCATCCACTCAAAAGGGTTATAGGCTATACAGTCTCACTAACAAGCATTTTTTTTGTAAGCAGGGATGTATCTTTCAAGGAATACACTTTTCCTTTCAAGACCACAACTTCCACATGCAGGAGGCCTAATGCTGAGCAGTTTATTGATGCAGATGATACTTTCATCATTGATCCTACCTCCGAGGTCTCAGAGATAGCTCTTGATTCAGTAATAGCACCTCCACCTTCTCCTGAGACTTCCTCATCTCCTAATCCTACTGTTCCAGCTTCTGAGACTCTTCAGCAGCCTCACCTAACATCACCTCCTACAACAGTGATGCCACACCCAACTATGGCTCCCTTACATGATTTGCCAAAAGAGGGACTAAGGAAGTCTACTAGGACTTCCAAACCACCTGGTTGGCTCAATGGCTTTGTTCATGGAATGCCAAAAGCTGGTCCTTCTATTGCTTTGGGTTCCAGTTATCCCATGTCTGCATACATGTCATATGCTTCATTGTCTCCACATTACTTCAAAGCACTTTGCTCTTTCTCAGTTGTTACAGAACCAACTTCCTATGTTGCTGCTCTTCAAGATCCTAAGTGGATTGCAACCATGGATGCAGAGTTATAGGCCCTACAGGACAACCACACCTGGAGGTTAGTTCCTTTGCCAACTGACAAGAGAGCTATAGGGTGTAAATGGGTGTTTAATGTGAAATACAATGCCAAAGGTGAGGTGGAAAGGTACAAAGCTCGCTTAGTGGCCAAAAGTTACACACAACAAGAGGGTCTTGATTATCAAGAGACCTTCTCACCTGTGGTGAAAATGGTCATAGTAAGGACTGTTTTATCCTTAGTTGCTATGAAAGGATGGAAGTTGCACCAAATGGATATCTTCAATGCTTTTCTTCAAGGTGATTTGCTGGAAGAAGTGTATATGACTCCACCCCCTGGTCTTCTAGGTGAGGGGGAGCCTCCTAGAGTTTGCAAGCTTCAGAAGTCCTTGTATGGGTTCAAGTAGGCCTCTAGGCAATGGAACTTGAAGCTCAGTGAGGCCCTCTCATCCTCAGGTTTTGTACAGAGTCACCATGACTATTCCCTCTTTAGTAAGAGGTTTGGTTCTGAATTGGTCATTATCCTCATCTATGTGGATGACCTCTTAATCACTGGATCATCTCCTCAGTTAATTCAGGATGCCAAAGTTGTGCTTCAATATCACTTCAAGATCAAGGACCTGGGGGAGATGAGATACTTCCTTGGTCTTGAAGTTGCAAGAAGCAGACATGGCATTTTGGTTTGTCAAAGGAAGTTCACTCTTGATCTCATTTTTACACTTGGGCTTGCAGGTTCTAAACCAGCTTGCACACCTCTAGACACAAGCCATAAGCTCACCAGTGCAGAATATGATCATGCCAATGCCCATGGAACTCTAGATACTGATGAATTGCTTAGTGATCCAAGCAGCTATCAGAAATTAGTTGGGAAGCTGTTGTACCTTACCATGACAAGGCCAGACATCAGTTATGCAGTACAGAACTTAAGCCAGTTCATGCACAAGCCAAAGAAGTCACACATGGAAGGAGCATTGAGGGTGGTAAGGTACCTAAAGAATGCACCTGGGTTGGGAATTCTAAGGTACCTAAAGAATGCACCTGGGTTGGGAATTCTACTATCATCTCAATCTTCTGATCAACtcacagtatattgtgatgcatattAGGCCACTTGCCCAATGACTAGAAGGTCAGTGAGTGGGTTTGTAATAAAGCTGGGTGACTCTCTTATCTCCTGGAAGTCCAAGAAACAAAATACAGTATCAAGGAGCTCTGCAGAAGCTGAGTACAGAAGTATGGCCAATGCAATAGCAGAAGTGGTCTGGTTAACAGGGTTGCTCAAAGAGTTGAATGTGGGATTGAAATTTCCAGTGAAGCTGTATTGTGATAGTAAAGCGGCTATTCAGATTGCTGCAAATCCCATCGATCATGAAAGGACCAAACATATCGAGATTGACTGCCATTTTATTCGAGAGAAAATTCAACAAGGCCTAATCCAAACTGCACAT from Nicotiana tabacum cultivar K326 chromosome 24, ASM71507v2, whole genome shotgun sequence includes:
- the LOC142178356 gene encoding uncharacterized protein LOC142178356, coding for MNTVSPDLLSGIVYASNARAVWEDLRERFDKVNRMRIYQLHREIATISQGADSISTYFTKLKELWGEFDAIVPPPSFVKDYVEVLNQQRLLQFLGGLNDSYSQARRQILMKSTEPSLNQAYAMVIEDETQKGSSGRDSTGLNSLMEDNDITSLWSAKGPQMQKPRKNFNIQCEFCRIKGHIKENCYQLIGYPTDFKGRRKPVANSHILVTMHN
- the LOC142178357 gene encoding uncharacterized protein LOC142178357, coding for MENNSGNGHTGYGATQPLGPNVDYTNIGYRGSTGSFVGAEKDEGLSMHMPMPFTPEQYDQILKMLQKDNTPEPTANAAGITGPLMLANAVSVTHSTDSKANDDKWIVDTGETDHMEILNLIKGLYPMCFASQVKGTGRLKEDLYYWPHSDRDRVQASAILCVTNEEELWHKRLGHIPHKTRFPFPQSTSRASKAFYLIHGDVWGPYKIPTYDENKFFLTLVDDYSRLVWIFLLKLKSDVPTVIKDFMTLVKTQFNSAIKVFRTDNGTEFFNSYCTDMFKNAGVVHQSSCAYKPQQNGVVERKHRHILEVARAIKFQGRIPLRFWGFCVQNAVYLINRIPSTALAGKSPFEMFYGRPPRLQHLRVLGSLCYVIVTDRSDKFGARAEPAEYTFPFKTTTSTCRRPNAEQFIDADDTFIIDPTSEVSEIALDSVIAPPPSPETSSSPNPTVPASETLQQPHLTSPPTTVMPHPTMAPLHDLPKEGLRKSTRTSKPPGWLNGFVHGMPKAGPSIALGSSYPMSAYMSYASLSPHYFKALCSFSVVTEPTSYVAALQDPKWIATMDAEL